The Stenotrophomonas sp. BIO128-Bstrain region GGGCGCACTCACGCCCGGTCGCCCGGGTGCTTGAGTCGATTCGTCCGGCTGCCTGAATCGCACGACTGTCGCGTGCTTGATCCCCTGTCGGCTTGCTGGGACCATGCCAGCGGGCCCGATGCAACAGCCGTCGCCACGTGGCAGATCACGGGCGGCGGCGGAGAAAAACAATGATCAGCAGTGTAGGCCCGGTACCGCTTGCGGTCGTGTGGGTGTTGGTGGGTCTGGCCATCGCGATGCTGGTGGCCAGTGTGGTGCGTGCTCCGGCCATCGAAGGCGTGCCGCGTCCGCGGTCGCTGGTGGTGGACATGCTGCTGCTGGGGCTGCTGGCCGGACGTGCGGCGTTCGTGATCTGGCACCTGGGCGACTATGCGCAGGATCCCTGGGGCGTACTGCGCATTGGCGATGGCGGCTTCCTGGTGTGGCCGGCGATGGTGGCGGGGCTGGGATGGGGCGCCTGGCGCCTGCGCCGCTGGCCGTCGCTGCGGCGGCCGGTCGTGGCCGCCGCTCTGGCCGGCGTGCTGAGCTGGGCGGTACTGTCGGCGGGTGCTGGCTGGCTGCAGCAATCGCGGGTAACGCTGCCGGCGATCAGCCTGACTTCGCTGCAGGGTGAGACGATCGCATTGGCCGACACGCAGGGCACCCCTGTGGTGGTCAATCTCTGGGCGAGCTGGTGTGGCCCCTGCCGGCGCGAGATGCCGGTGCTGGCTCGCGCGCAGCAGCGCCACCCGGACATCCGCTTCCTGTTCGTCAACCAGGGTGAGACCCGCGAAGAGGTCGAGGGTTTCATCGCCGCCGAGCAGCTGACGCTGGACAACGTGCTGCTTGACGAGGCTGCGCTCACCGCCGAGCGGCTGCAGGTACACGCCTATCCGACTACCCTGTTCTTCGACGGCCAGGGCCGGCTGCAGCAGATCCATCTGGGCGAACTCAGTGCCGCCGGCCTGCAATCCAAGCTCGACAGCCTGTAAGGGTGGTCACGTTGTCATGTTCCTTGAATCCAGGAGTCACCATGAAGTTGAAGTCCTCGCGCCCATTGGGCACCGTGCTGGCGGTCTCGCTGTTGATGGCCCTGGCCGGGTGCAGCCAGGCGCAGACGCCCAGCGCCGCTGATGCCGCGCCGGCCAAGGGCGGTGCCGATCGCCCGGCGGTGCTGAAAGGCATCGAGAAGCACGGCTTCGAGGTGATCGGCGAGTTCGACGCGCCCGGTGGCCTGCGCGGCTTTGCCGGCGTGGTCGGTGGGCAGCAGCCCGCGGCGGCCTACGTCACGGCGGACGGAAAGCACGTCGTGGTCGGCAGCCTGTTCGATGCCAACGGCGAGGATGTGGGGGCGGCACCATTGGAAAAGCTGGTGGCCAAGCCGATGTCCGAGCGCAGCTGGAAGAAGCTGGATGAAAGCGCGTGGGTCCGTGATGGCCGCGCCGATGCGCCGCGCGTGGTCTACACCTTCAGCGATGCGAACTGCCCGTATTGCCATCGTTTCTGGGAAGCGGCGCGGCCGTGGGTTGACGCCGGCAAGGTGCAGTTGCGCCACGTGATGGTCGGCGTGATCCGTGAGGACAGTCCGGCCAAGGCGGCCGCGATCCTCACCGCGCCCAACCCCAGCGCCGCGCTGCTGGAGAACGAACGGCTGTTTGATCGCGGCGGGATCAAGCCGGCGGCTTCGCTGACCGCGGAGGTCGCCAACAAGCTCGATGCCAATCAGGTACTGATGATCGAACTGGGCTTCCAGGGTACGCCGGGTATTCTGTTCAAGGATGCCCAAGGCATGGTACAGCGCCGTTCCGGCATGCCCCAGGGCGATGACATGACCGTGGTGCTCGGCCCGCGCTGAGGCGAACCGGGTATCACTGCACACCGCGCCGGGCTCTGCCCGGCGCGCTTGGTTTGGGCGTCGTGCGGCCTGGCTCGGATGCGTTGACGCATTCGGCTTGATTTGGATCAAGGCTGAAAACGGGGCGGTCGCTAAGCTGCCCCGATGCGCTATTTCATGGATTGCCCCACACGCAGCGGACGTGCGACTGCCCAGTCAGAAAACTGCCTGACAACATTCACGGCATTCTCACTTTGCGATTGTTACTCAGGGCGCTGGCTGACACGCACATGCGTGGCTGTCATCAGGGATGAGGGGATCCCGTGCGAGCGTACCCACGCACGCGATGCGTCCGCCGGCTTGACCGCCACCGGACCACGCGCAGGCGGAGGTCGCGCGCATTGCAGTGCCGGGCTGCGTGCCGGTTGCCTGCAGCGTCATGGACGCCTGCCGGAATCGACACGTGGAACTGTGTACGGTTCAAGGAGGACGTGATGCGTTTGTCTGTATTGACGGTCGCATGCGCGGCAGCACTCGCTGCGGCGCCGGTGTACGCGCAGGATTCGGCCGCCGCGTTGCGGCAGGATATCCAGACGCTGCGGCAGACGCTGGAGCAGATGGAGAAACGACTGCAGGCGATTGAATCCGGGCAGCCTCCACCTGCCTCGCCGGCCATCACGACGGCGACTGCCTCCGGTACGGGCGTCACGCCCGCCCCCTTGCCAGCGCCCCTGACGGCCCAGGCCCAGGTGCCGGGCATGGGCCAGGCGATTCTGCCGCAACGCGATTCCGTTGCCGATCCCTCCAGCGCCGCCTCCCGCCCGGACAGCGCCGCCGGGCCGACCGATCCCGAACTGAAAGGCTTCTTCGCGATCCCCAATACCGATACGCTGATCCGCATCGGCGGCTACGCCAAGCTCGACGCGATCGCCGATTCGCGCGCAGCCGGTGACCAGGAACAGTTCGTCACCTCGTCGATTCCGGTCGGCAGTGCGCACGGGGATGTCTCCAACTTCACGCTGCATGCCAAGCAGACCCGCTTCAGCTTCGAAGCGCGGCGCCCGACCACGCATGGCAACCTGCGCTTCTATCTGGAAAACGACTTCTTCGGCAGCAGCGACAGTTATCAGTTCCGTCTGCGCCATGCCTACGGGCAACTGGGCAATACCTACGCCGGTTATGGCTATTCCACGTTCATGGATGCCGACAGCCTGCCCGACACCCTGGATTTCGCCGGGCCGGGTGGGGCGGGGTACCTGCTCGTGGCCGGCATCCACCACAGCTTCGCAATGGGCAAGGGGAACACCCTGACCGTGGCGGCCGAGGATCCGGATACCCAGTTGAGCAACCCCGCCGAGGGGATCATGCCGGTGGACCAGCTGCCGGACGTCACCGTAACCGCGCGCATGGAGCGTGACTGGGGCCATCTGCAGCTGGGTGCGGTCGCACGCAGCCTGGGGTACGACGGCAATGCCGGCGATGGCCGGCGCTTTGCGGGTGGCCTGCAGCTCAGCGGCTCGGCCGCGGTGGGCGAACAGGACCTGCTGTTGTTCGGCATGCTCGGCGGCAAGGGCCTGGCCCGTTATACGGCCGACCTGACCGGTTCGGGCATGGACGCGGTGGTGACCACAGACGGGCGGCTGCAGGCGTTGTCGCTGTATGGCGGCTTCGTTGGTTACACCCATTACTGGTCGCCGCTGTGGCGCTCGAACCTGATCTACGGCCAGCTCACCAGTGGACGCAACGATGCGCTGGCCGCCGATGCGTTCCGCCAGAGCCGCTACGGCGTCTTCAACCTGCTCTGGAGCCCGGCCCCGTCCTGGACGATGGGCATGGAGCTGCTCTACGGGCAGCTGGAACAGCAGAGTGGACAACGCGGCGACACGATGCGGCTGCAGGGCAGCCTGCAATACAACTTTATCAAGTAACTCCCAACGCCCGGCATGACCGGGTCCCTGCCTGGCAAAGGAGCAAGCGTCATGGCAAAAGCGAAGAAGATCGGGGTGGTCGGTGCCACCTTCCTGGTGGCCGGCAACATGATGGGGTCGGGGGTGTTCCTGTTGCCCTCCAGCCTGGCCAAGATCGGCACGGCCTCGATCTGGGGTTGGCTGATCACCACCGCCGGCGCGCTGCTGCTGGCCTTCGTGTTTGCCAAGCTCGGCAAGCTGGCGCCCAAGGCCGGTGGTCCCTATGCCTACGCCAGGGACTGGTTCGGCCCCTACATGGGTTTCCAGACCAACACCATCTACTGGTTCGCCAACTGGATCGGCAACGTCGCCATCCCGATCGCGGCAGTCGGCTACTTCAGCTACTTCTTCCCGATCCTGTCCGAGCCGTTGCCGCGCTGCATCGCGGTGCTGGCGCTGGTCTGGGCGTTGAGCTTCGCCAACGTGATCGGCCCCTCGTTCGTGAGCAAGCTGCAGACGGTGACCACCAGCTTTGCGCTGGTGCCGATCCTGGGCATCGCGATCTTCGGCTGGTTCTTCTTCGACCCGACCATCTTCAAGGGGGCGTACAACGTTTCCGGGGAGTCCAACTTCGGCGCGATCTCCAGTGCCGCCGCGTTAACCCTGTGGGCCTTCATCGGCGTGGAATCGGCCTCGGTGACTGCCGGCGTGGTCGAGAACCCGGAGAAGAACGTGGCGCGCGCGACGCTGGGCGGCGTGTTCCTGGCTGCGATCGCCTACATCGCCAGCTCCTCGGTGATCATGGGCATGGTGCCCAATGGCGACCTGCAGGTCTCCGATGCGCCGTTCGCGCTGGCCGCGGCCAATGCGGTCGGTGGCTGGGGCGGGGCGCTGGTGAGCCTGTGCGCCTTCGTGGGCGCGGCCGGCTCGCTTGGTGGCTGGATCCTGCTGACCGCGCAGAGTGCCAAGGCGGCCTCCGATGACGGCCTGTTCCCGAGCATCTTCAGCAAGACCAACAAGGACGACGTACCGGTCAAGGGCGTGCTGATCGTGGCGGTGCTGATGACCCTGGCGGTGCTGGTCACCTCCACCTCCAAGACCGCCTCGGCCCAGTTCGATGTGATCACCTCGGCGGCGGTGGTGCTGACCCTGCTGCCGTACATCTACTCCTGCGTGGCCTGCTACTTCGTGGTCGAGCGCTCGCACACGCTGGTGCACACCGGCGCGTTCTGGCTGCTGACCAGCGTCACCGTTGTGTACTGCCTGTGGGCGATCTTCGGGTCGGCCGGCAACATCGTGCAGTACGCCTTCCTGTTCGTGCTGTTCATCACGGTGTTCTACCCGTTCTTCAGCGAGGAGCGCCGCCGCCAGCGCGGCCAGCTGCCCGCGCTCGACGCCGCCGTCCGCACGACGCTTTCGTGATATTGCCCCAGGAGAATCCCTGTGTACTTCAAGTCCCTTGATTACCCGATCATCGTCATCGACGACGACTACGAATCCCCGCGCATCGGCGGCATCCTGATCCGTGCGCTGGTGGACGAGCTGCGCAAGAATGACCAGCGCGTGCTGTGCGGCCTGACCCTGGCCGATGCCCAGGCCGGCGCGCGCACCTACGTGGCCGCCTCGGCGGTGCTGATCTCCATCGACGGCACCGAGGAGAACCCGGAGCAGTTCCAGCGCCTGCTGGGCTTCCTGCGCGAGCAGACCGCGCGCCGCGCGAACCTGCCGGTGTTCCTGTACGGCGAGCGCCGCACCATCGAGAAGGTGCCGAGCAAGCTGCTCAAGTTCGTGCACGGCTACATCTTCCTGTTCGAAGACACCAAGAGCTTCATCTCGCGGCAGGTGATGCGGGCGGCCGAAGACTACATGGCCAATCTGCTGCCACCGTTCTTCAAGGCCCTGATCCACCACACCGCCGAGTCCAATTACTCCTGGCACACGCCTGGCCATGCCGGCGGCGTGGCGTTTACCAAATCACCGGTAGGCCGTGCGTTCCACCAGTTCTACGGCGAGAACACGCTGCGCAGCGACCTGTCGATCTCGGTGCCGGAGCTGGGCTCGCTGCTCGACCACACCGGCCCGATCAAGGAGGCCGAGAACGAGGCGGCGCGCAACTTCGGCGCCGACCACACCTTCTTCGTCACCAATGGCACCTCGACCGCCAACAAGATCGTCTGGCACGGGACCGTGGGGCGGGGCGACGTGGTCTTCGTCGACCGCAACTGCCACAAGTCGCTGCTGCACGCGCTGATCATGACCGGCGGCGTCCCGGTGTACTTCACCCCCAGCCGCAACGCGCACGGCATCATTGGCCCGATCAGCCTGGACCAGTTCACGCCCGAGTCGCTGCAGCAGGCCATCGCCGCCAACCCGCTGGCCAGCAAGGCCTACAAGGCCGGCTCCAAGCCGCGCATCGCGGTGGTCACCAATTCGACCTATGACGGGCTGTGCTACAACGCCGAAAAGATCGCCGAGGAAATCGGCAGCGCGGTCGATTTCCTGCATTTCGACGAAGCCTGGTATGCCTATGCCGCGTTCCATCCGTTCTATGAGAACCATTACGGCATGGCCAAGGGCAAGCCGCGCGAGCAGGATGCGATCATCTTCACCACGCACTCCACGCACAAGCTGCTGGCCGCGTTCTCGCAGGCCTCGATGATCCACGTGCGCAACGCCGCGACCCAGGCGCTGGATGCCGAACGCTTCAACGAAGCCTTCATGATGCACACCACCACCAGCCCGCATTACGGCGTGATCGCCGCGTGCGATGTGGCCTCCAAGATGATGGAAGGCGCCGCTGGCGAGTCGCTCGTGCAGGAGATGCACGACGAGGCGATTGCCTTCCGCCGCGCGATGCTGCATGTGCGTGAGGATCTGGGCCGCGACGACTGGTGGTTCAGCGTGTGGCAGCCGGACAAGCTGGAACGTTCGCTGGCCAAGGGCGATGCGCCGGCCCCGATGGTGGCCAAGCGCAGCGAGTGGTACCTGCAGCCGGACGCGCACTGGCATGGCTTCGATGGCCTGGTGGACGACTACGTGCTGATCGACCCGATCAAGGTGACCCTGCTCACGCCGGGGCTCTCGATGGACGGCGAGATGGGCCAGCGCGGCATTCCGGCCGCAGTGCTGAGCAAGTTCCTGTGGACCCGCGGCATCACGGTGGAGAAGACCAACCTGTACTCGGTGCTGTTCCTGTTCTCGATGGGCATCACCAAGGGCAAGTGGAGCACCCTGGTCACCGAGCTGATGGCCTTCAAGGAGCTCTACGACAGCAATGCGCCGCTGACCCGCGCACTGCCGCAGCTGGCGGCCGAGTTCCCGATCGCCTACGCCGGGTGGGGCCTGCGTGACCTCTGCGATGCGCTGCATGCCTTCAACGGCGAGTTCGGCGTGGCCGAAGTGATGCGCGCCATGTACGTGGATCTGCCCGAGCCGGTGATGACGCCCGCCGAAGCCTATGACCATCTGGTCCGCGGCCAGATCGAACGGGTCGACATCGAACAGATCAGCGGCCGCATCGCCGGCACCATGCTGGTGCCGTACCCGCCGGGCATCCCGACCATCATGCCGGGCGAGCGATTCGGCGCCAGCGATGAGCCGATCATCCAGTCGCTGCGGATCGCCCGTGAGCAGAACGCGCGCTTCCCGGGCTTCGAGTCGGATGTGCACGGGCTTATCATCGACACCGACGGCGATGCGCCGAGCTACAAGGTGGAGGTGCTGAAGGTCTGACGCCTGCGCGCAGGACCCTCGGCCAGCGATGGATACAGCACGCGAGCAGCGGGTCCTCAAATTCTCCATCGGGGTGACGATGGCGGTCAGCGCCATCGGCTTCATCGGTGGCCTGCTGGTGGGATCGCAGGCCATCCTGTTCGATGGCGTCTACAGCCTGGTGGACGTGGCGCTGACCCTGGTGGCGCTGTCGGTACTGCGGCTGGTGGCGCGGGAAGAAAGCCCGCGCTTCCAGTATGGCTACTGGCACCTGGAGCCGATGGTGGAGGCGCTTGGCGGGGCGATCCTGTCGCTGGCCTGCATCTATGCGCTGGCCAACTCGGTGATCGGGCTGACCACGGGCGGGCATGAGGTCAAGGCCGGGCCTGCGCTGCTGTGGGCGGCCCTGCTGTGCGTGAGCAACCTGGCGATGGCGGCCTTCGTGCGCACCCGCGCGATGCAGCTGCACTCGGCGCTGCTGTGGCTGGACGTGCGGGCCTGGCTGCTCAGCGGCATGATGAGCCTGGCGGTGGTGCTGGCGTTTGCGATCGCGCTGTTGCTGCGCGATGGCGAGCATGCGCACTGGATACCCTATCTGGATCCGCTGGTGCTGGCCGCGATCAGCGTGGCGGTACTACCCGTACCGTTGCGCAGTGCATGGAAGGCCATGCGCGAAGTGCTGCAGGTGGCGCCTGATACGCTGGATGCGCGCGTGCAGGCGGTGATGAAGGACTTCGTCGCCGAGCACGGCTATCTGGATTTCACCAGCCACGTGGCCAAGATGGGCCGCATGCGATTCGTGGAGATCCACATCCTCACCCACCCGGAGACGGTGATCGGCAACATCGGCAATGTGGACCGGCTGCGTGATGAGATCGCCGAGCGCCTGGATGCGCGCGGCAGTGAGTTCTGGCTGACCATCGATTTCACCGCCGATCCGGCCTGGACCTGATCGATCCCTGACCGCGCGATCACGACCGTCCAGCATCGCAGTGGCGCGAAGACGGCAGGTGACGACCCCTGGGCGGGCCTGCACAGTGCTATACGAAACGTATATGATGTGTATATACCGTATGAGAGGGGTTGCCCATGGGCATCGTGAACATCGACGACGAACTGCACGACAACCTGCGCCGCGCCAGCGGCGTCTCGGGCCGCTCGATCAATGCCCAGGCCGGTTTCTGGATCAAGATCGGCATGCTGTGCGAAATGAATCCCGGCTCGACCTATCAGGAGATCGTCAACCGTGAACTGCGAGCCGCAGGGGTTGAACCCGGCGCACTGCGGGTGGCCGAAGCATGATCAAGACCGCTGAAGAACAGGCGCTGATGCGGGTATCGGGGCGCCTGCTGGCCCAGGTGTTCGAAGCGCTGGACACGCTGCCGCTGGAAGGCATGAGCACGCTGCAGGTGAACGACTGGGTCGAGCGCTTCATCGTCGATGAGCTGCAGGCGCGCCCGGCGAGCAAGGGCCAGTATGGCTTCGGCTACGTGCTCAATTCGTCCATCGACAACGTGGTCTGCCATGGAGTGCCCTCGGCCGATGCCATCCTGCGCAGCGGGAGCATCGTCAATCTCGACATCACGCTGGAAAAGGGGGGGTACATCGCCGATTCCAGCAAGACCTATCTGATCGGTGAGGTCGATTACGCGGCCAAGCGGCTGGTGCGGGTGACCCGCGAGGCGATGTGGAAGGGGATCGGGGTGGTGCGCCCGGGCGCGACGCTGGGCGACATCGGTTTCGCGATCCAGCAGCATGCCAAGGCCCACGGCTACAGCGTGGTGCGCGAATTCTGCGGCCATGGCATCGGCCAGCAGATGCACGAAGAGCCGCAGGTGCTGCACTACGGCCGTCGCGGCGATGGGCTGGAACTGGAGGAGGGCATGACCTTCACCATCGAGCCGATGATCAACCAGGGCCGTGCCGCCATCGACATGAGCGACGACGGCTGGACCGTGACCACCCGTGACGGCAAGCTCTCGGCGCAGGCCGAGCACACCGTGCTGGTGACCGCCGACGGGGTGGAGGTGCTGACCTTGCGCACGGGCGAGCGGATGCCCGACTGAGGCGGGCCGCCGGGCCATGCCCGGCAGCTTCATTCGCTGCGTGTGGACACCAGCTTGAGAAACGCCTCGTTCTGATAGCGGCTCATGCGCAGCTGCTGGCCGGTGTCCATGGTCACGACGTGGTGGCCGTTGAACCACGGATGGATCGCCTTGACCCGGCGCACATTGACGATCGCCGAGCGGTGCACGCGGGCGAAGTGCCGCGGGTCCAACCGGGCAGCGAGGGTGGCCATGGTCTCGCGCAGCTCATGCACGCCGTCGACCAGGTGGATCTCGACCGTGTTGCGCGCGGCCTTGATCCAGACGATGTCGTCCACTGCCACCAGCACCACATGCTCCTCCACGCGCACCGGGATGCGCTGCAGATACGCGTCACGTTGCCGCAATGCGTCCAGCGCCTGCAGGATCTGCGTCGAGGCCTGCGCGCCCACCCCGCGTGCCGCCGACAGCCGCGCCTTGGCCCGCTGCAGGGTGGCGGCGAAGCGCTCCCGGCTGAACGGTTTGACCAGATAGTCCACGGCATTGGCTTCGAAGGCCTTCACGGCGTACTGCTCGTAGGCGGTGACGAACACGGTGGCCGGCATCCGCTCGGCACCGATGGTGGCAACCACGTCCAGGCCGGTGATCGCCGGCATCTGGATGTCCAGGAAGACCAGGTCCGGGGACTGGTTGCGGATGGCGTTGACCGCCGATACGCCATCGCCGCATTCACCGACGATCTCAAGCTCAGGATCATCGCGCAGCAACCGGATGACCGCATGCCGCGCGATCGGCTCATCATCGACCACGAGAACGGTGAGGCTCATGCCGGCGCAGTGCCCGGGAAGAATTCCGGTGCATCGTCGGCGCTCTCCAGTTCCCGGAACGGAACCCGGATGCGGCACACCACACCTTCCGGCCACATCATGTCCAGCCTCACCTCGGCGGCATCGCCGTACAGTTCCATCAGACGCAGGCGTGTGTTGGACATGCCGATGCCATGC contains the following coding sequences:
- a CDS encoding response regulator codes for the protein MSLTVLVVDDEPIARHAVIRLLRDDPELEIVGECGDGVSAVNAIRNQSPDLVFLDIQMPAITGLDVVATIGAERMPATVFVTAYEQYAVKAFEANAVDYLVKPFSRERFAATLQRAKARLSAARGVGAQASTQILQALDALRQRDAYLQRIPVRVEEHVVLVAVDDIVWIKAARNTVEIHLVDGVHELRETMATLAARLDPRHFARVHRSAIVNVRRVKAIHPWFNGHHVVTMDTGQQLRMSRYQNEAFLKLVSTRSE
- the adiC gene encoding arginine/agmatine antiporter gives rise to the protein MAKAKKIGVVGATFLVAGNMMGSGVFLLPSSLAKIGTASIWGWLITTAGALLLAFVFAKLGKLAPKAGGPYAYARDWFGPYMGFQTNTIYWFANWIGNVAIPIAAVGYFSYFFPILSEPLPRCIAVLALVWALSFANVIGPSFVSKLQTVTTSFALVPILGIAIFGWFFFDPTIFKGAYNVSGESNFGAISSAAALTLWAFIGVESASVTAGVVENPEKNVARATLGGVFLAAIAYIASSSVIMGMVPNGDLQVSDAPFALAAANAVGGWGGALVSLCAFVGAAGSLGGWILLTAQSAKAASDDGLFPSIFSKTNKDDVPVKGVLIVAVLMTLAVLVTSTSKTASAQFDVITSAAVVLTLLPYIYSCVACYFVVERSHTLVHTGAFWLLTSVTVVYCLWAIFGSAGNIVQYAFLFVLFITVFYPFFSEERRRQRGQLPALDAAVRTTLS
- the map gene encoding type I methionyl aminopeptidase; its protein translation is MIKTAEEQALMRVSGRLLAQVFEALDTLPLEGMSTLQVNDWVERFIVDELQARPASKGQYGFGYVLNSSIDNVVCHGVPSADAILRSGSIVNLDITLEKGGYIADSSKTYLIGEVDYAAKRLVRVTREAMWKGIGVVRPGATLGDIGFAIQQHAKAHGYSVVREFCGHGIGQQMHEEPQVLHYGRRGDGLELEEGMTFTIEPMINQGRAAIDMSDDGWTVTTRDGKLSAQAEHTVLVTADGVEVLTLRTGERMPD
- a CDS encoding Orn/Lys/Arg decarboxylase N-terminal domain-containing protein, with the protein product MYFKSLDYPIIVIDDDYESPRIGGILIRALVDELRKNDQRVLCGLTLADAQAGARTYVAASAVLISIDGTEENPEQFQRLLGFLREQTARRANLPVFLYGERRTIEKVPSKLLKFVHGYIFLFEDTKSFISRQVMRAAEDYMANLLPPFFKALIHHTAESNYSWHTPGHAGGVAFTKSPVGRAFHQFYGENTLRSDLSISVPELGSLLDHTGPIKEAENEAARNFGADHTFFVTNGTSTANKIVWHGTVGRGDVVFVDRNCHKSLLHALIMTGGVPVYFTPSRNAHGIIGPISLDQFTPESLQQAIAANPLASKAYKAGSKPRIAVVTNSTYDGLCYNAEKIAEEIGSAVDFLHFDEAWYAYAAFHPFYENHYGMAKGKPREQDAIIFTTHSTHKLLAAFSQASMIHVRNAATQALDAERFNEAFMMHTTTSPHYGVIAACDVASKMMEGAAGESLVQEMHDEAIAFRRAMLHVREDLGRDDWWFSVWQPDKLERSLAKGDAPAPMVAKRSEWYLQPDAHWHGFDGLVDDYVLIDPIKVTLLTPGLSMDGEMGQRGIPAAVLSKFLWTRGITVEKTNLYSVLFLFSMGITKGKWSTLVTELMAFKELYDSNAPLTRALPQLAAEFPIAYAGWGLRDLCDALHAFNGEFGVAEVMRAMYVDLPEPVMTPAEAYDHLVRGQIERVDIEQISGRIAGTMLVPYPPGIPTIMPGERFGASDEPIIQSLRIAREQNARFPGFESDVHGLIIDTDGDAPSYKVEVLKV
- a CDS encoding DcaP family trimeric outer membrane transporter, coding for MRLSVLTVACAAALAAAPVYAQDSAAALRQDIQTLRQTLEQMEKRLQAIESGQPPPASPAITTATASGTGVTPAPLPAPLTAQAQVPGMGQAILPQRDSVADPSSAASRPDSAAGPTDPELKGFFAIPNTDTLIRIGGYAKLDAIADSRAAGDQEQFVTSSIPVGSAHGDVSNFTLHAKQTRFSFEARRPTTHGNLRFYLENDFFGSSDSYQFRLRHAYGQLGNTYAGYGYSTFMDADSLPDTLDFAGPGGAGYLLVAGIHHSFAMGKGNTLTVAAEDPDTQLSNPAEGIMPVDQLPDVTVTARMERDWGHLQLGAVARSLGYDGNAGDGRRFAGGLQLSGSAAVGEQDLLLFGMLGGKGLARYTADLTGSGMDAVVTTDGRLQALSLYGGFVGYTHYWSPLWRSNLIYGQLTSGRNDALAADAFRQSRYGVFNLLWSPAPSWTMGMELLYGQLEQQSGQRGDTMRLQGSLQYNFIK
- a CDS encoding ParD-like family protein, yielding MGIVNIDDELHDNLRRASGVSGRSINAQAGFWIKIGMLCEMNPGSTYQEIVNRELRAAGVEPGALRVAEA
- a CDS encoding TlpA disulfide reductase family protein, whose protein sequence is MSSVGPVPLAVVWVLVGLAIAMLVASVVRAPAIEGVPRPRSLVVDMLLLGLLAGRAAFVIWHLGDYAQDPWGVLRIGDGGFLVWPAMVAGLGWGAWRLRRWPSLRRPVVAAALAGVLSWAVLSAGAGWLQQSRVTLPAISLTSLQGETIALADTQGTPVVVNLWASWCGPCRREMPVLARAQQRHPDIRFLFVNQGETREEVEGFIAAEQLTLDNVLLDEAALTAERLQVHAYPTTLFFDGQGRLQQIHLGELSAAGLQSKLDSL
- a CDS encoding cation diffusion facilitator family transporter → MDTAREQRVLKFSIGVTMAVSAIGFIGGLLVGSQAILFDGVYSLVDVALTLVALSVLRLVAREESPRFQYGYWHLEPMVEALGGAILSLACIYALANSVIGLTTGGHEVKAGPALLWAALLCVSNLAMAAFVRTRAMQLHSALLWLDVRAWLLSGMMSLAVVLAFAIALLLRDGEHAHWIPYLDPLVLAAISVAVLPVPLRSAWKAMREVLQVAPDTLDARVQAVMKDFVAEHGYLDFTSHVAKMGRMRFVEIHILTHPETVIGNIGNVDRLRDEIAERLDARGSEFWLTIDFTADPAWT
- the dsbG gene encoding thiol:disulfide interchange protein DsbG, whose translation is MKLKSSRPLGTVLAVSLLMALAGCSQAQTPSAADAAPAKGGADRPAVLKGIEKHGFEVIGEFDAPGGLRGFAGVVGGQQPAAAYVTADGKHVVVGSLFDANGEDVGAAPLEKLVAKPMSERSWKKLDESAWVRDGRADAPRVVYTFSDANCPYCHRFWEAARPWVDAGKVQLRHVMVGVIREDSPAKAAAILTAPNPSAALLENERLFDRGGIKPAASLTAEVANKLDANQVLMIELGFQGTPGILFKDAQGMVQRRSGMPQGDDMTVVLGPR